One window from the genome of Nomascus leucogenys isolate Asia chromosome 12, Asia_NLE_v1, whole genome shotgun sequence encodes:
- the DEDD gene encoding death effector domain-containing protein — translation MAGLKRRASQVWPEEHGEQEHGLYSLHRMFDIVGTHLTHRDVRVLSFLFVDVIDDHERGLIRNGRDFLLALERQGRCDESNFRQVLQLLRIITRHDLLPYVTLKRRRAVCPDLVDKYLEETSIRYVTPRALSDPEPRPPQPSKTVPPHYPVVCCPTSGPQMCSKRPARGRATLGSQRKRRKSVTPDPKEKQTCDIRLRVRAEYCQHETALQGNVFSNKQDPLERQFERFNQANTILKSRDLGSIICDIKFSELTYLDAFWRDYINGSLLEALKGVFITDSLKQAVGHEAIKLLVNVDEEDYELGRQKLLRNLMLQALP, via the exons ATGGCGGGCCTAAAGCGGCGGGCAAGCCAGGTGTGGCCAGAAGAGCATGGTGAGCAGGAACATGGGCTGTACAGCCTGCACCGCATGTTTGACATCGTGGGCACTCATCTGACACACAGAGATGTGCGCgtgctttctttcctctttgttgATGTCATTGATGACCACGAGCGTGGACTCATCCGAAATGGACGTGACTTCTTATTGGCACTGGAGCGCCAGGGCCGCTGTGATGAAAGTAACTTTCGCCAGGTGCTGCAGCTGCTGCGCATCATTACTCGCCACGACCTGCTGCCCTACGTCACCCTCAAGAGGAGACGGGCTG TGTGCCCTGATCTTGTAGACAAGTATCTGGAGGAGACATCAATTCGCTATGTGACCCCCAGAGCCCTCAGTGATCCAGaaccaaggcctccccagccctctaAAACAG TGCCTCCCCACTATCCTGTGGTGTGCTGCCCCACTTCGGGTCCTCAGATGTGTAGCAAGCGGCCAGCCCGAGGGAGAGCCACACTTGGGAGCCAGCGAAAACGCCGGAAGTCAGTGACACCAGATCCCAAGGAAAAGCAGACATGTG ACATCAGACTGCGGGTTCGGGCTGAATACTGCCAGCATGAGACTGCTCTGCAGGGCAATGTCTTCTCTAACAAGCAGGACCCACTTGAGCGCCAGTTTGAGCGCTTTAACCAGGCCAACACCATCCTCAAGTCCCGGGACCTGGGCTCCATCATCTGTGACATCAAGTTCTCTGAGCTCACCTACCTCGACGCATTCTGGCGCGACTACATCAATGGCTCTTTATTAGAGGCACTTAAAGGTGTCTTCATCACAGACTCCCTCAAGCAAGCTGTGGGCCATGAAGCCATCAAGCTGCTGGTAAATGTAGACGAGGAGGACTATGAGCTGGGCCGACAGAAACTCCTGAGGAACTTGATGCTGCAAGCATTGCCCTGA